From Halobacillus sp. Marseille-Q1614, the proteins below share one genomic window:
- a CDS encoding SE1832 family protein has protein sequence MTKQEIRDEIAFLKSDYIRIQGDLEKLDAAGGNVENAEKQLAQMEDQLKDLKQQLAKAPE, from the coding sequence ATGACCAAACAGGAAATAAGAGATGAAATCGCGTTTCTGAAATCAGATTATATACGCATTCAAGGGGATCTAGAAAAACTGGACGCCGCCGGCGGTAACGTGGAAAATGCCGAAAAACAGCTCGCCCAGATGGAAGATCAATTAAAAGATTTAAAACAGCAGCTGGCAAAAGCACCAGAATAA